CCTGCCTGCGCGTCACCCGCCGGTCGTCGTGACGGCTGCCGGGCGGACCGCCTTGACGGTGTCTGGGGCTGCGCGTCGCCCGCGCCGTGCTGGACTAGCCTGGCCGGGAAACCGTGCAGTTCGACGACCGGAGGTCGGCGTGGAGGTAAAGATCGGCGTCGCGGACAGCTCTCGGGAGCTAGTCCTGACCAGCTCGCAGTCGCCGGATGAGGTGGAGACGCTCATCACCGATGCACTGGGTGACAAGCAGGGTCTGCTCACCCTGGTGGATGACAAGGGCAGGCGGTACGTGGTCCCGACCGGGCGGATCGCCTATATCGAGATCGGCCCGAGCGAAGCGCGACGGGTCGGCTTCGCCGTCAACGGCTGAGCAGGCAGGTGACGGCCGCGACGGCAGGTTCTGCCATGCCGCGCGGTCCTCACCGGCTCAGGCCGCCGCAGGCGGGTCGCATGACCCGACCGGGGTGGTCCGCAGCCTCGGCAGCCACCGGGTGCTGCGCTCGGCCTCGGCGCACCCGGCAGCGTCGGCCGCACGGCCCGGCGTCGGCTGAGACGCCGCAGGCGGGCACCGCACACCACGCGCCGCGGCCAGGACACGTTCTGCCCGCCGCAGCACGCCTCAGGCGGGCGCCGCAGTATCTCTCGCCGCCGGCCTTCCCACTCGGTTCTCGCCCGCAGACCGGCACTGTGTTCCGGCAGCGGCTCGCCGCTGTGTTCTCCGCAAGCAGCTCAGCCTGCGGTGTCGCGCTCGGCGGCTCGCCGCTGTGCCGCCTTCGGCGGGATCGCCACTGAGTATCTTCTCGGCGGCGCACTGCTGACGGTTCCTCGGGCGGCCGGCCGCTGAGGTCGTCTCTGGGCGGCTCGCCGCTGCTGATGTCTCGTGGGCGGCTCGCCGCTGCTGGAGTCTCGTGGGCGGCTCGCCGCCGTCGCTCGCCGTGGAGACGACCGGCGCCTGCCCATGGCGGGCCTGGTGACGTCGACTTCGCCGCAGGGGACGGGGCGGGCGGTACCGGCTCGCGACGCTGCGAGCCAGCTCCCGGCGCCGGTCAGCCCGACTGGAGCGGGAAGCCCCCGATGCCCCGCCAGGCGAGGCCCGCGATCAGCGCGACGGCGTCGTCCTGGGGCAGCGCACGGCCGTCGTTCAGCCAGTAGCGAGCCGTCACCTGGCTGAGGCCTGCGAGGCCGACCGCGAGCAGTCTGGCCCGTTCCTCGTCCAGTCCGGCGTCTGCGGTCACCGCGCGGGTGATCGTCTCGACGCATTGGGACGTCGCGTTCTCGATGGCCTGCTCCACGGCGGGCTCGCCACGCAGGTCCGACTCGAACACCAGCCGATAGGCGTGTCCCTCGCCGTTGACGAAGTCGAAGTAGGCGGCCACCGCCGCGTGCACGCGCAGCTTGTTGTCCGTGGTCGACTCGATGGCCGCGTCCAGCCTGCGCACGAGCTCGTCGGCCTGGGTCTCCAGCAGTGCCAGATACAGGTCGAGCTTGCCGGGGAAGTGCTGGTAGAGGACGGGCTTGCTGACGCCCGCGCGATCGGCGATCTCGTCCATCGCCGCGGCGTGGTACCCGTTCGCGACGAACACGTGTTGGGCGGCGCTGAGGAGCTGTGCGCGCCGTGCGGTGCGCGGCAGCCGCACTCCGCGTGCGGTGTGTTCCGTCTCCGGCGCCGTCTCGGTCATCTGTGCCTCCCGACAAGTTCTTCCCCCGGCAGTGGCAGTCTGACTGACTCGACCGGGTGGTCGTGCCCACTTCGGCGGTGACACGGGGCTGTCATTCGCCGACCGGTGGAGCCCCACGACCGTACTCGTCGGTAGGTCACCACGCGTAGTGCACGCGTGGTCTGAGTGGTCCTCGCGGCTTCGGGATGAATCGGTGGCCGTCGTCCAGCATCCTGAAGACGTGACGCCTCCACAGCCGCAGCACCCGCCGCCGCGATTCGGCCAGGAGTCCCGGCCTCGACGAGCGAGCCGGTCCGCAGGCGAATCCCCCACACCGGGCGCCGGGCCGGGAACCTCGTCGGGGCCGACGGCGGAGAGCACGGCGAAGGCGAGGTCCGGATTCCGGCTGCCGAACTGGGCCGCCCGACGGGCGACGCACCGGCCGGACCTCACCTGGGTCCCCTTGTCGGACGTGGAGCTGCCGCCGCTCGATCTGACCCGACGTCCCTGGCCGGGCCGCACGTTGGAGGTGGCGGGCACCCGGCTGCACGTCAGGGAGACCCCCGCCGAGACGCCGGACGCGCCGACCGCCGTCTACCTGCATGGACTCGCGGGCTCGGCGTCCAACTGGACCGACCTGGCAGGCCTGCTGCGGGTGCGGCTGAACGGCATCTCGGTCGATCTGCCCGGCTTCGGCCGCTCGGCGCCGCCCGACGGATTCCTCTACACGCCTGCGGCACATGTGCGGATGGTGGTCCGGCTGCTGGAGAGTCGCAGGGCCGAGCCGGTCCACCTGCTGGGGAACTCCTTCGGCGGCCTGGTCGCGGCGATCGTCGCGGCCACCAGACCAGACCTGGTGGCCACCCTGACCTTGATCTCGCCTGCGGTGCCCGACCTGCGGCCGAGTCCGGACCGGCTGTCCGATCCGCGCTTCCCGCTGACCTACCTGCCGCTGGTCGGAAAGCCGGTCCGGCGGGCACTGGCCGCGATGACCCCGTTGGCGCGGGCCGAGCAGATGATGCGGGTGTGCTTCGCCCGACCCGACCTGGTGCCGCGTCACCGGCTCGAGGAGTTCGCCGCCGAGATGGCCAGGCTGAGCCGCACCTCGTGGGCCGGGCCCGCCCTCGGCCGTACGACGATGGCGATGATCCGGTTCTGGCTGGCCAGAGGAGACCGTTCGCTGTGGCGGGTGCTGCCGAGGGTGTCGGCGCCCACGTTGGTGATCTGGGGCACAGAGGATCGCCTGATGAGCGCCCGCAAGGCGGTCCGCACCGCGACCGCGCTCCCGCACGGCAGGCTGCTGATGCTGCCCTACACCGGCCACGTCGCCCAGATGGAGCAGCCCGAACTGGTGGCGAAGGCGGTGCTGGGGATGGTCACCGCACCCTGGTTGCCCGAGACGGTGAGCTCGGAGGCCTCGACGCGGATCGTTCCGGAGCCGCTGACCGACACGCCCGTCCTCGGCGGTGATGAATGGGGTCGTTCCGGAGGTATGGCAGTCTGATTTCGTGCCGCCGACCACGCAGGGATCACGTCGCGACGCCGACCCTCGTGGCAGGTCGCGCGTCCAGAACTCCACCGAACCGCGACGGCGGAACGGCCCGTCGAGCGACGAGGACGACGACGCGGGCTCCTTCGACGGACCCGCCGAACTCGAGCCCCTGGCGGCCTCCTGGCAGCCGGTGCCTGCCGACGAGCGGCCGTCGGCCGTGGAGCAGGACGACGCGCGCGGCCTGCGGTCGATTCACCGCCGCTTCGGCTGGCGGCTCTACGCGGTTCCCCTGCTCGTGGTGTTGACCGTCGTCGTCGTGCTCGATGTCCTTCGCACCCCCGCCGACTCCGCGTCGGCGCCTAGCGACGTGGCGACGCAGGAGCCCGGCGGCGCGGGCGGCCCGACGGCCGGGTCCGGCGAGGAGCCGAGCCCGTTGGAACCGGTGGACGTGGAGATCGCGAACGCCGAACTGCCCGACGGCGAGGCGTTCGCGACGACGGGTTCCGGAGACTTCCGACTGTTGGCGGGCACGACCGACGTCCTGGGCGAGGCGGGCGACCTGCACACCTACACGGTCGAGGTCGAGGAGGGTCTCGACGTGGCGGCGGACGAGGACGCCTTCTCCCTGATGGTGGACCAGACGCTCGTCGATCCGCGCAGCTGGCCGGGGATGGGCGAGGTGACGATGCAGCGGGTGGACGATCCTGCGGCCGTCCCCGACGTCAGGATCACCCTGGTCTCCCAGCAGACCGCGGCGGCGGCCTGCGGCGAGGTGCTGCCCTTCGAGGTCTCCTGTCTGGTCACCGAGGACGGCGGCGACCGGGCCTACCTGAACGCGGCCCGCTGGACTCGCGGTGCACACTCTTACGAGTCGAACCTGGCCGACTTCCGCCATTACATGGTGAATCACGAGGTCGGCCACCACCTCGGCCTGCGGCATGTCGCCTGTGGCACCGACGGCGATCTGGCCAGGGTGATGATGGACCAGGCGGTCAGCCTCGCCGACGAGGACCTGAGCCTGCTGGGCGAGGCGGGCGGAATCGAGGGCTCCGGGCCCGACGGCAGCGCGGTGTGCAGGCCGAACGCGTGGCCGAATCCGGTGATCGACGCAAACTAGGGCAGTGTGGCAGCGTGTCGTCAGGGTCGGGGGACCGTGCACGCTCGACGAGAGAGAGGAAGCCGTGACCTCGACTCATCGACGGCCCGCCGGACGTCGTGATCAGCGTGGCAGGCGTCGAACGGCGGCCGAGCCGCTTGCGGCGGACTGGAGCCCCGCCACGAGCCGGTCGGCGCGGGCGGGCGATGCCGACCGTGATCAGCCCGACCGATCCGACGGCGGCGCAGGCGGCTCACGGCGGGTGAAACGCGGTCTGCTCTCCGTCTACGGCTGGCGGCTCTATGCACTCCCGCTGCTGCTGGTGCTCTCGTTGTTCATCGTGCTCGACGTCGCCCGCGAACCGGATCAGTCGGGCGGCGGTCCAGTGGCCATCGGCAGCGCGGGCCAGGGCAGGCCGGAGCCGACGGACGAGTCCGGGGAGGCGGGGGAGGCCGCGCCGCAGGCCCCCGAGATCGGCGAAGAGGTCCCCGGCGCTCGATTCGACCCCTCGATCGTCGCCGCCGAGCTGCCG
The Actinoalloteichus fjordicus DNA segment above includes these coding regions:
- a CDS encoding DUF3107 domain-containing protein, whose product is MEVKIGVADSSRELVLTSSQSPDEVETLITDALGDKQGLLTLVDDKGRRYVVPTGRIAYIEIGPSEARRVGFAVNG
- a CDS encoding TetR/AcrR family transcriptional regulator → MTETAPETEHTARGVRLPRTARRAQLLSAAQHVFVANGYHAAAMDEIADRAGVSKPVLYQHFPGKLDLYLALLETQADELVRRLDAAIESTTDNKLRVHAAVAAYFDFVNGEGHAYRLVFESDLRGEPAVEQAIENATSQCVETITRAVTADAGLDEERARLLAVGLAGLSQVTARYWLNDGRALPQDDAVALIAGLAWRGIGGFPLQSG
- a CDS encoding alpha/beta fold hydrolase translates to MTPPQPQHPPPRFGQESRPRRASRSAGESPTPGAGPGTSSGPTAESTAKARSGFRLPNWAARRATHRPDLTWVPLSDVELPPLDLTRRPWPGRTLEVAGTRLHVRETPAETPDAPTAVYLHGLAGSASNWTDLAGLLRVRLNGISVDLPGFGRSAPPDGFLYTPAAHVRMVVRLLESRRAEPVHLLGNSFGGLVAAIVAATRPDLVATLTLISPAVPDLRPSPDRLSDPRFPLTYLPLVGKPVRRALAAMTPLARAEQMMRVCFARPDLVPRHRLEEFAAEMARLSRTSWAGPALGRTTMAMIRFWLARGDRSLWRVLPRVSAPTLVIWGTEDRLMSARKAVRTATALPHGRLLMLPYTGHVAQMEQPELVAKAVLGMVTAPWLPETVSSEASTRIVPEPLTDTPVLGGDEWGRSGGMAV
- a CDS encoding DUF3152 domain-containing protein, encoding MPPTTQGSRRDADPRGRSRVQNSTEPRRRNGPSSDEDDDAGSFDGPAELEPLAASWQPVPADERPSAVEQDDARGLRSIHRRFGWRLYAVPLLVVLTVVVVLDVLRTPADSASAPSDVATQEPGGAGGPTAGSGEEPSPLEPVDVEIANAELPDGEAFATTGSGDFRLLAGTTDVLGEAGDLHTYTVEVEEGLDVAADEDAFSLMVDQTLVDPRSWPGMGEVTMQRVDDPAAVPDVRITLVSQQTAAAACGEVLPFEVSCLVTEDGGDRAYLNAARWTRGAHSYESNLADFRHYMVNHEVGHHLGLRHVACGTDGDLARVMMDQAVSLADEDLSLLGEAGGIEGSGPDGSAVCRPNAWPNPVIDAN